GTCGTCTACGTCACCAAGCAGGGGACGCAGGTCCGCACCGACGAGGGAAGAATCGTCGTCTGGGATGTCGACGCCGAGGAAGACGAAGACCCGGAACTCGCCACCTATCCCAAAGAGAAACTGGACACGATCAACGTCTTCGGAGGCGTGAACTTCTCGACGCCGTTCGTCGCGGAGGCCAACGAACACGGGATCGTCCTCAACTACTTCACCCAGAACGGCAAGTACCGCGGGAGTTTCGTCCCGGAAAAGAACACCATCGCCGAGATTCGCCGCGCCCAGTACGCCCTGGGATATCCAGAAGAGCTTGCTATAGCAAAGGAAATCATCACAGCGAAGATTCGCAACCAGCGGACACTCCTCTCACGAAAGGGAGTCCATGGGACGGATGTACTCAAAGATCTCGGCGAGCGCGCTCAAAGCGTCTCGGACAAGGACGATCTTCGTGGCGTCGAAGGCGAAGCCGCCGAACGATACTTCGACTGTCTCGACGAGACGCTCGTCTCGGGTTGGACCTTCGAGAAACGAACGAAACGACCACCAGAGGATCACGTCAACTCACTACTGTCGTTGACCTATACCTTCATGAAAAACGAGGCGATGAGTGCATTGCGACAGTACAATCTCGATCCGTTTCTCGGGATTTTGCACGCGGACCGCCACGGCCGACCGTCACTTGCGCTGGATCTCGAAGAGGAGTTTCGACCGATCTTCTGTGACGCGTTCGTGACGCGACTGATCAATCGTGGTGTGTTCACGCACGATGACTTCACAACGGACAACCATCTGAGCGACGATGCGTTCAAGACCTATCTGTCGAAATTCGACGACTTCATGCAAGAGGAGTTGACCCACCCGTACTTCGAATACACAGTGACACGGCGAAAGGCGATCCGTCAGCAAGCGATCC
This window of the Halapricum desulfuricans genome carries:
- the cas1d gene encoding type I-D CRISPR-associated endonuclease Cas1d, which produces MKATEGMFDESVVYVTKQGTQVRTDEGRIVVWDVDAEEDEDPELATYPKEKLDTINVFGGVNFSTPFVAEANEHGIVLNYFTQNGKYRGSFVPEKNTIAEIRRAQYALGYPEELAIAKEIITAKIRNQRTLLSRKGVHGTDVLKDLGERAQSVSDKDDLRGVEGEAAERYFDCLDETLVSGWTFEKRTKRPPEDHVNSLLSLTYTFMKNEAMSALRQYNLDPFLGILHADRHGRPSLALDLEEEFRPIFCDAFVTRLINRGVFTHDDFTTDNHLSDDAFKTYLSKFDDFMQEELTHPYFEYTVTRRKAIRQQAILLRKAITDELDAYHALTFDR